Proteins encoded together in one Bacteroides ovatus window:
- a CDS encoding S46 family peptidase has protein sequence MKFRLTVLIVFSLCLSNVFADEGMWLLGNLRKNKQTDRVMKELGLQMPVNKIYDPKKPCLADAVVSFGGFCSGVVVSEDGLVFTNHHCGFSSIQQHSSVEHDYLKDGFFARSLEEELPNPELYVRFLLRTEDVTKRVLSAARHAKTETERRVAVDSIMNVISMEVSEKDSTLTGIVDAYYAGNEFWLSVYRDYNDVRLVFAPPSSVGKFGWDTDNWMWPRHTGDFSVFRIYANTKNGPADYSPENVPYHPEYVAPISLDGYKEGSFCMTLGYPGSTERYLSSYGIEEMMNGINQAMIDVRGVKQTIWKREMDRRPDIRIKYASKYDESSNYWKNSIGTNKAIKHLKVLEKKRVAEAELRNWIQSHPEEREKLIRLFSSLELSYSNRRETNRALAYFGESFINGPELVQLALEILNFDFEAEEKLVITRMKKLLEKYDNLDLSIDKEVFAAMLKEYQSKVDKKFLPAMYEKIDTLYNGNIQTYVDSLYATSNITSPKGLKRFLERDTTYNLIEDPAVSLSLDLIVKYYEMNQSISEASEQIEEGERLFNAAMRRMYADRNFYPDANSTMRLSFGTVGGYTPFDGATYDYYTTVKGIFEKVKEHAGDIDFAVQPELLSLLSSGDFGRYANAQGDMNVCFISNNDITGGNSGSAMFNAKGELLGLAFDGNWEAMSSDIVFEPDLQRCIGVDVRYMLFIIEKYGKAAHLIQELKMGR, from the coding sequence ATGAAGTTCAGACTAACCGTCTTGATAGTCTTTTCTCTCTGTCTGTCGAATGTATTTGCCGATGAGGGAATGTGGTTGTTGGGAAATCTCCGAAAGAATAAACAGACTGACCGGGTAATGAAAGAACTTGGTTTGCAGATGCCTGTGAATAAAATATATGATCCGAAGAAACCATGTCTGGCAGATGCTGTTGTCAGTTTTGGAGGCTTCTGTTCAGGAGTGGTGGTTTCTGAAGACGGTCTGGTGTTTACTAATCATCATTGTGGCTTTAGCAGTATTCAGCAACATTCTTCAGTGGAACATGATTATCTGAAAGATGGCTTCTTTGCACGTAGTCTTGAGGAAGAACTGCCGAATCCGGAATTGTATGTTCGTTTCCTGCTTCGTACGGAAGATGTTACTAAACGCGTATTGTCTGCCGCCCGGCATGCTAAAACGGAAACAGAACGCCGTGTGGCTGTTGATTCGATTATGAATGTAATCAGTATGGAAGTCTCCGAAAAGGATTCTACATTGACTGGTATTGTAGATGCTTATTATGCAGGGAATGAATTCTGGCTATCTGTTTATCGTGATTATAATGATGTCCGCCTGGTTTTTGCACCTCCTTCTTCTGTCGGGAAGTTCGGATGGGATACGGATAATTGGATGTGGCCGCGTCATACGGGCGATTTCAGCGTATTTCGTATCTATGCTAATACCAAGAATGGTCCGGCGGATTATTCTCCTGAAAACGTCCCTTATCATCCCGAATATGTAGCACCCATTTCTTTGGATGGATACAAAGAAGGTTCTTTCTGCATGACGCTTGGCTATCCGGGCAGTACGGAACGTTACCTTTCCTCGTATGGTATCGAAGAGATGATGAATGGAATCAATCAGGCAATGATTGATGTACGGGGAGTGAAACAAACCATCTGGAAACGGGAGATGGACCGTCGTCCGGATATTCGCATTAAGTATGCTTCAAAATACGATGAAAGCTCCAATTATTGGAAGAATAGCATCGGAACGAATAAAGCCATCAAGCATTTGAAAGTGTTGGAAAAGAAGCGGGTGGCTGAAGCAGAGCTTCGTAACTGGATTCAGTCTCATCCGGAAGAGAGAGAGAAACTGATTCGTTTATTTTCTTCTTTAGAGTTGAGTTATAGTAATCGCCGTGAAACCAATCGTGCGTTGGCTTATTTCGGTGAATCGTTTATAAATGGTCCCGAGTTAGTGCAGCTCGCTCTTGAAATTCTCAATTTCGACTTTGAGGCGGAAGAGAAGTTGGTGATAACCCGCATGAAAAAGTTACTGGAGAAGTATGATAATCTCGATCTTTCCATTGATAAGGAGGTTTTTGCTGCCATGCTCAAAGAGTATCAGTCGAAAGTGGATAAAAAGTTTCTGCCTGCTATGTATGAGAAGATAGATACGCTCTACAACGGGAATATTCAGACCTATGTAGACTCTTTGTATGCAACTTCCAATATAACGTCTCCTAAAGGCTTAAAACGCTTTCTGGAGCGAGATACTACTTATAATCTCATAGAGGATCCGGCTGTTTCCTTAAGTCTGGATTTGATTGTGAAGTATTATGAGATGAATCAAAGCATTTCCGAGGCTTCCGAGCAGATAGAGGAGGGGGAGCGTTTGTTCAATGCAGCCATGCGCCGGATGTATGCTGATCGTAATTTTTATCCGGATGCCAACTCTACCATGCGGCTTAGTTTCGGAACGGTTGGAGGATATACTCCTTTTGATGGAGCCACTTATGATTACTACACAACCGTGAAAGGCATTTTTGAGAAAGTGAAGGAACATGCGGGTGATATTGACTTTGCCGTTCAGCCGGAGTTGTTGAGTTTGCTTTCTTCCGGTGATTTCGGAAGATATGCCAATGCGCAGGGAGATATGAATGTTTGTTTTATCTCCAACAATGACATTACAGGCGGTAATTCCGGCAGTGCCATGTTTAATGCCAAAGGAGAATTACTAGGCTTGGCTTTTGATGGCAACTGGGAAGCAATGAGCAGTGATATCGTATTCGAACCAGATTTGCAGCGTTGCATCGGGGTAGATGTGCGGTATATGCTCTTTATCATAGAGAAATACGGTAAGGCAGCCCATCTTATTCAGGAATTAAAAATGGGTCGATGA
- a CDS encoding TIGR00341 family protein, whose product MKTDERNKFAIKSFLGEYLDLRKDKDNELATVDSIRKGVEFKGANLWILIFAIFMASLGLNVNSTAVIIGAMLISPLMGPIMGVGLSVGLNDFELMKRSLKSFLITTAFSVTTATIFFLLAPIAGSQSELLARTSPTIYDVFIALFGGLAGVVALSTKEKGNVIPGVAIATALMPPLCTAGYGLASGNLIYFLGAFYLYFINSVFISLATFLGVRVMHFQRKEFVDKTREKTVRKYIVLIVVLTMCPAVYLTFGIIKSTFYEAAANRFINDQLSFENTQVLDKKISYDHKEVRVVLIGPEVPDASISIARSKLKEYKLEDTKLIVLQGMNNEAVDVSSIRAMVMEDFYKNSEQRLQQQAVKISQLETTLEQYRTYDAMSRTLVPELKVLYPSITTLSIAHSLEVRVDSMKTDTVTLAVLKFARHPSVAEKEKISEWLKARVGTKKLRLITE is encoded by the coding sequence ATGAAGACAGATGAACGTAATAAGTTTGCTATCAAGTCCTTTCTGGGAGAATATCTGGACTTGAGGAAAGATAAGGATAACGAACTGGCCACAGTGGATTCTATCCGTAAGGGGGTAGAGTTCAAAGGTGCCAATTTATGGATTCTGATCTTTGCCATATTCATGGCATCACTCGGATTGAATGTGAACTCCACTGCCGTTATTATCGGTGCCATGTTGATTTCTCCATTGATGGGACCTATTATGGGAGTAGGACTGTCTGTCGGACTGAATGACTTTGAATTAATGAAACGCTCTTTGAAGAGCTTTCTCATAACGACTGCTTTCAGTGTGACTACGGCAACAATCTTTTTCCTTCTTGCCCCTATTGCCGGTTCACAGTCAGAGTTGCTGGCACGTACATCGCCCACTATTTATGATGTATTCATCGCGCTTTTTGGTGGTTTGGCAGGTGTCGTGGCTCTCTCTACCAAGGAAAAAGGGAATGTGATTCCGGGTGTTGCCATTGCTACTGCATTGATGCCGCCGCTTTGTACGGCAGGTTACGGGCTGGCTTCCGGTAATCTCATTTATTTCCTGGGTGCTTTTTATCTTTACTTTATCAACTCTGTTTTTATCAGCCTGGCTACTTTCCTCGGTGTTCGTGTGATGCATTTCCAACGGAAAGAGTTTGTGGATAAAACCCGTGAGAAGACCGTACGTAAATACATCGTTCTGATTGTAGTGCTTACCATGTGCCCTGCAGTTTATCTGACATTTGGAATTATAAAGAGCACTTTCTATGAAGCAGCAGCCAATCGTTTTATAAACGATCAGTTGAGCTTTGAGAATACGCAGGTACTTGATAAGAAAATTAGCTATGACCATAAAGAAGTACGGGTTGTTTTGATTGGTCCTGAAGTGCCTGACGCTTCGATATCTATTGCTCGTAGCAAGTTGAAAGAGTATAAGCTGGAAGATACGAAACTGATTGTATTACAGGGGATGAACAATGAGGCGGTAGATGTATCTTCTATCCGTGCCATGGTCATGGAAGACTTCTATAAAAACAGTGAGCAACGGCTTCAACAACAGGCGGTGAAAATTTCCCAACTGGAGACAACACTGGAGCAATACAGAACGTACGATGCTATGAGTCGTACATTAGTACCCGAATTGAAGGTACTTTATCCTTCCATCACAACTCTTTCCATCGCTCACTCGCTCGAAGTGCGGGTCGATTCGATGAAGACGGATACGGTAACATTGGCTGTCCTTAAATTCGCCAGACATCCGTCTGTTGCTGAAAAAGAGAAAATCAGCGAATGGCTGAAAGCCCGCGTAGGAACGAAGAAGTTGAGGCTGATTACAGAATAA
- a CDS encoding glycoside hydrolase family 78 protein — protein sequence MKRLTLLPGLLFLMLQAAFSQESGSCKPVNLVCDYLVNPLGIDNPAPRLSWMLNDARKGARQTACQVIVDKDSLELIAGKGTIWDSGKKDSEQILITYSGQELRPFTKYYWRVNVWDKDGVKSSSAINSFETGMMGMEHWQGAWISDNKDINYRPAPYFRKVFDARKKIRSARAYIAVAGLYELYINGEKIGNHRLDPLYTRFDRRNFYVTYDITSQIQKGKNAIGVLLGNGWYNHQSMAVWDFHRAPWRNRPAFCMDVRITYEDGSVEVVSTERDWKTSSGALIFNSIYTAEHYDARLEQKGWNTVNFDDSKWNGVGYRAVPSQNVVSQQVQPIRAVETIPVKIWKKLNDTTYVFDFARNMAGVTRIKVSGEEGTVVRLKHGERLYDNGRVNTSNIDVYHRPVDNSDPFQTDILVLSGKGEDEFMARFNYKGFRYVEVTSTNPLVLNENNLTAYFVHSDVPQKGMIHTSNALINRLWWATNNAYLSNLMGYPTDCPQREKNGWTGDGHFAIETALYNYDGITVYEKWLADHRDEQQPNGVLPDIIPTGGWGYGTDNGLDWTSTIALIPWNIYMFYGDHKLLADCYENIKRYVDYVDRTSPTGLTSWGRGDWVPVKSHSSKELTSSVYFYVDTKILANAAKMFNKTEDYKYYSALANKIKNAINDKFLNRETGIYGSGVQTEQSVPLQWGIVPEELKRKVARNLAKQVEAAGFHLDVGVLGAKAILNALSENGEAETAYKLAAQDTYPSWGCWIANGATTLLENWDLNATRDISDNHMMFGEIGGWFYKGLGGIFPDPENPGFKHILLRPNFPSGLNELEARYQSPYGEICSKWERKKNRIVYHVTVPANSTATFYAPDNVKGERAVKLEAGKHILELPIKRAVY from the coding sequence ATGAAACGATTGACACTATTACCGGGATTACTATTTTTAATGCTGCAAGCAGCATTTTCACAAGAGTCAGGCAGCTGTAAACCAGTGAATCTGGTTTGTGATTATTTGGTGAATCCCTTGGGAATAGATAATCCTGCTCCCCGGTTATCATGGATGCTGAATGATGCTCGAAAAGGAGCACGGCAAACAGCCTGTCAAGTCATCGTAGACAAAGACTCTCTTGAATTGATTGCAGGGAAAGGAACTATCTGGGATTCGGGCAAAAAGGACTCCGAACAGATTCTGATTACCTATTCCGGACAGGAACTTCGTCCTTTTACCAAGTATTATTGGAGAGTGAATGTATGGGATAAGGATGGAGTGAAATCTTCTTCGGCTATTAATAGTTTCGAAACGGGCATGATGGGGATGGAACACTGGCAAGGGGCTTGGATTAGCGATAACAAAGATATTAATTACCGTCCTGCTCCCTATTTCCGGAAAGTGTTTGATGCACGAAAGAAGATACGGTCGGCAAGGGCATATATTGCCGTAGCAGGTTTGTATGAACTGTATATCAATGGTGAGAAGATTGGAAACCACCGGCTGGACCCGCTATATACCCGGTTTGACAGGCGTAATTTCTACGTCACTTATGATATTACTTCCCAAATACAGAAAGGGAAAAATGCGATTGGTGTGTTGCTGGGCAATGGATGGTATAATCATCAGTCAATGGCCGTGTGGGACTTTCATCGTGCACCTTGGCGTAACCGTCCTGCTTTTTGTATGGATGTGCGGATTACTTATGAGGATGGTTCCGTTGAAGTCGTTTCTACGGAGCGGGACTGGAAAACTTCATCCGGCGCATTGATCTTTAATAGCATTTATACAGCCGAGCATTACGACGCTCGTTTGGAACAGAAAGGCTGGAATACCGTGAACTTTGACGATTCTAAATGGAATGGAGTAGGATATAGGGCTGTTCCTTCACAGAATGTGGTGTCACAACAAGTGCAGCCGATTCGTGCAGTAGAAACAATCCCCGTAAAAATCTGGAAGAAACTTAATGATACAACGTATGTATTCGATTTTGCCCGCAATATGGCAGGAGTCACCCGCATTAAAGTGTCCGGGGAAGAGGGAACTGTAGTGAGACTGAAACATGGTGAGCGGTTGTATGACAACGGACGAGTGAATACGTCAAATATTGATGTGTATCACCGCCCGGTAGACAACTCCGATCCTTTTCAAACGGACATCCTCGTTTTGAGTGGAAAGGGAGAGGATGAATTTATGGCACGATTCAATTATAAAGGTTTCAGATACGTGGAAGTAACAAGCACTAACCCCCTTGTATTGAATGAGAATAATCTGACAGCTTACTTTGTGCATAGTGATGTTCCGCAGAAAGGGATGATTCATACTTCGAACGCACTTATCAACCGTCTTTGGTGGGCTACAAATAATGCCTATTTGTCCAACTTGATGGGGTATCCCACCGACTGTCCCCAGCGTGAGAAGAACGGATGGACAGGCGACGGTCATTTTGCTATTGAAACGGCATTATACAATTATGACGGTATCACTGTTTATGAGAAATGGCTTGCCGACCATAGAGATGAGCAACAGCCTAATGGTGTACTTCCCGATATTATTCCTACAGGAGGCTGGGGATATGGTACGGATAATGGACTGGATTGGACAAGCACTATTGCCCTTATTCCATGGAATATTTATATGTTTTATGGCGATCATAAACTGTTGGCAGACTGTTATGAAAATATAAAGCGATATGTAGACTATGTGGATCGCACCAGTCCGACCGGATTGACCTCATGGGGAAGAGGAGACTGGGTGCCTGTTAAATCACATTCTTCCAAGGAACTGACCTCTTCTGTCTATTTCTATGTGGACACCAAAATACTTGCCAATGCCGCAAAGATGTTTAATAAAACGGAAGACTATAAATATTATTCTGCTCTTGCCAATAAGATAAAGAACGCGATTAATGACAAGTTTCTGAATAGAGAAACGGGCATTTATGGTAGCGGCGTTCAGACGGAACAGAGCGTTCCTTTGCAATGGGGCATTGTTCCCGAAGAGTTGAAGAGAAAAGTAGCCCGGAATCTGGCAAAACAGGTGGAAGCAGCCGGCTTTCATTTGGATGTAGGTGTGTTGGGAGCAAAAGCTATATTGAATGCGTTAAGTGAGAACGGTGAAGCCGAAACGGCTTATAAATTAGCTGCACAAGACACTTATCCATCATGGGGTTGCTGGATTGCCAATGGTGCTACCACATTACTGGAGAACTGGGATTTGAATGCCACACGTGACATATCAGACAATCACATGATGTTCGGAGAAATTGGAGGGTGGTTTTATAAAGGATTGGGTGGAATCTTCCCTGACCCCGAAAATCCCGGATTCAAACATATTCTCCTTCGGCCTAATTTCCCCAGTGGATTAAATGAGCTCGAAGCCAGATATCAATCACCTTATGGGGAAATCTGCTCTAAATGGGAACGTAAAAAGAACCGTATTGTCTATCATGTAACTGTTCCGGCAAATAGCACTGCTACCTTTTATGCACCCGACAATGTGAAAGGAGAGCGTGCAGTAAAATTGGAAGCAGGAAAACATATCTTGGAATTACCTATAAAGAGAGCTGTTTATTGA
- a CDS encoding DMT family transporter, translated as MNKVNGLLYGLLSSASFGLIPLFTIPAMQAGMQFESILFYRFLFACLALGGILLVNGQSFRIKRQDIPSLFLLALLYLMSAVFLFWGYKFMASGVATTIHFMYPVLTTLIMMLFFKEKKSGWRIAAIASAVAGVYFLSGGDTKTGSFSFLGLFIVLLSALGYALYLVTMSQLKIGQMKGLLLTFYVFLFGGILLFIGTETISQLQPISKWHTAGNLILLALIPTVVSNLALVRAVKSIGSTLTSVLGAMEPVTAVCVGIFLFGEAFTTSIGVGIALIIAAVIVIILKR; from the coding sequence ATGAATAAAGTTAATGGTTTACTATATGGGCTGCTTTCATCGGCTTCTTTTGGACTTATCCCTCTATTTACCATTCCTGCCATGCAAGCAGGGATGCAATTTGAATCTATACTTTTCTATCGTTTCCTGTTTGCCTGTCTGGCGTTAGGCGGAATCTTATTGGTGAATGGTCAATCATTTCGCATCAAGAGGCAGGACATTCCTTCCCTGTTTCTTCTTGCGCTTCTTTATTTAATGTCTGCCGTATTCCTGTTCTGGGGATATAAGTTTATGGCTAGCGGAGTTGCCACCACTATTCATTTCATGTATCCGGTGCTTACCACGTTAATCATGATGCTCTTCTTTAAAGAAAAGAAGTCCGGCTGGCGGATCGCTGCCATTGCATCCGCAGTGGCAGGAGTTTATTTCTTATCCGGCGGAGATACAAAAACGGGAAGCTTTTCTTTCCTGGGACTTTTCATTGTTCTTCTGTCGGCACTCGGATATGCGCTTTATCTCGTCACAATGAGCCAACTAAAAATTGGACAGATGAAGGGGCTACTGCTTACTTTCTACGTATTCCTTTTCGGAGGTATTCTCCTTTTTATCGGAACGGAAACCATCAGCCAGCTTCAACCCATCAGCAAATGGCATACTGCCGGCAACTTGATTCTATTAGCTTTAATCCCTACCGTAGTTTCTAATCTTGCTCTAGTAAGAGCCGTAAAAAGCATCGGCTCCACACTCACCTCTGTGTTGGGAGCTATGGAGCCGGTAACTGCTGTATGTGTAGGTATCTTTCTTTTCGGGGAAGCCTTCACCACAAGCATTGGTGTAGGTATTGCACTGATTATCGCTGCCGTAATCGTTATTATATTAAAACGATAA
- a CDS encoding polysaccharide biosynthesis C-terminal domain-containing protein: MAGLKSLAKDTAIYGLSSIVGRFLNYMLVPLYTAVLPASTGGYGVVSNVYAFTALMLVLLTFGMETGFFRFANKSGEDPMKVYANSLLSVGGVSLIFVFLCLLFLQPISNLLDYGDHPEFIAMMAVVVALDSFQCIPFAYLRYKKRPIKFAAIKLLSIVGGIGLNLFFLLVCPWLNVHCPSTISWFYDPDYLVGYIFISNLIISVVQMFFFIPELTGFAYKLDRVLLKRMVVYSFPVLILGLVGILNQTVDKMIYPFLFEDRQEGLVQLGIYAATSKIAMVMAMFTQAFRYAYEPFVFGKDREGDNRKMYAAAMKYFLIFSLLAFLAVMFYLDLLRYLVARGYWEGLGVVAIVMLAEICKGIYFNLSFWYKLTDKTYWGAYFSVIGCVIIVVLNILFVPVYGYLASAWASVAGYAVILLLSYWIGQKEYPIHYDLKSLGLYVLLAAVLYVIGEQVPIPNIVLRLAFRTVLLLLFIAYIIKKDLPLSQIPVINRFIKKK, from the coding sequence ATGGCTGGACTAAAATCATTAGCTAAAGATACGGCAATTTATGGGTTGAGTAGTATTGTCGGACGATTCCTTAACTACATGCTGGTGCCTTTGTACACAGCGGTATTGCCAGCTTCCACCGGAGGTTATGGAGTTGTTTCAAACGTATATGCGTTTACAGCCCTGATGCTTGTACTGCTTACGTTCGGTATGGAAACGGGATTCTTCCGTTTTGCCAACAAATCGGGAGAAGACCCGATGAAAGTATATGCCAACTCCTTGTTATCGGTAGGAGGGGTATCTTTGATTTTTGTTTTCCTTTGCCTGTTATTCCTGCAACCCATTTCCAATTTACTGGATTATGGCGATCATCCGGAGTTTATAGCGATGATGGCTGTTGTGGTAGCTTTAGACTCTTTCCAATGCATTCCTTTTGCCTATTTACGGTATAAAAAGCGGCCTATTAAGTTTGCTGCTATCAAACTGCTCTCTATCGTTGGTGGCATCGGTTTGAATCTATTTTTCCTACTGGTGTGCCCGTGGCTGAATGTACATTGTCCGTCAACTATCTCCTGGTTTTATGATCCGGATTATTTAGTGGGATATATTTTTATTAGCAACCTGATTATCTCGGTTGTTCAGATGTTCTTTTTTATCCCGGAACTGACGGGGTTTGCTTATAAGTTGGACCGGGTATTGCTGAAACGAATGGTCGTATATTCTTTCCCGGTATTAATCTTAGGTTTGGTAGGTATTCTAAATCAGACTGTGGATAAGATGATCTATCCGTTTCTTTTTGAAGACCGGCAGGAAGGGTTGGTGCAATTGGGTATCTATGCAGCAACCAGTAAGATTGCGATGGTGATGGCAATGTTTACGCAAGCTTTCCGTTATGCTTACGAACCGTTTGTTTTTGGCAAAGACCGAGAAGGAGACAACCGGAAGATGTATGCCGCTGCGATGAAGTATTTTCTTATATTTTCCTTGCTGGCTTTCCTTGCTGTCATGTTCTACCTCGACTTGCTGCGTTATCTGGTGGCAAGGGGTTACTGGGAAGGCCTGGGGGTAGTAGCTATTGTAATGCTTGCAGAGATCTGTAAAGGGATCTATTTCAACCTTTCCTTTTGGTATAAACTGACGGATAAGACCTATTGGGGAGCCTACTTCTCGGTGATTGGTTGTGTTATTATTGTCGTATTGAACATCCTGTTTGTGCCGGTTTACGGTTATCTTGCTTCGGCATGGGCTTCTGTTGCAGGCTATGCAGTCATCTTGCTGCTATCCTACTGGATAGGACAGAAAGAATACCCGATTCATTATGACTTGAAGAGCCTGGGACTTTATGTTCTGCTGGCAGCGGTACTTTACGTTATTGGAGAGCAGGTTCCTATCCCTAATATAGTGCTCCGTCTCGCTTTCCGTACCGTACTCTTATTGCTATTTATAGCTTATATTATCAAGAAGGATTTACCATTGAGTCAGATTCCTGTTATTAATCGATTTATAAAGAAGAAATAA
- a CDS encoding dienelactone hydrolase family protein, whose product MMKQWTTLLVFLFLSLSLSAQQEYGRDIFVSSKGDSLPYRMIHPESVKPGEKYPLVLFLHGAGERGNDNEKQLTHGGQMFLNPVNQEKYPAFVLIPQCPTDGYWAYTGRPKSLIPTEMPVGQEISPILQTLKQLLDSYLVMPEVDTQRVYIIGLSMGAMGTYDLVVRYPEIFAAAVPICGTVNPSRLSVAKDVKFRIFHGDADDVVPVKGSREAYKALKAAGADVEYIEFPGCNHGSWNPAFNYPGFMDWLFKQKKKR is encoded by the coding sequence GGACTACTTTACTTGTTTTTCTCTTTTTGAGCTTGTCTTTATCGGCTCAACAGGAATATGGGAGGGATATTTTTGTCTCTTCTAAAGGAGACTCTTTACCTTATCGGATGATTCATCCCGAATCGGTGAAGCCAGGTGAAAAGTATCCGCTCGTACTGTTTCTGCATGGAGCCGGCGAACGGGGAAATGATAATGAGAAACAGTTGACTCATGGTGGACAGATGTTTCTTAATCCGGTCAATCAAGAGAAGTATCCCGCTTTCGTTCTAATTCCACAGTGTCCGACAGACGGTTACTGGGCTTATACAGGACGTCCGAAGTCGCTTATCCCTACAGAAATGCCAGTGGGACAAGAGATCAGTCCTATATTGCAAACGCTTAAACAGTTGCTCGACTCTTATCTGGTAATGCCCGAAGTGGACACACAACGGGTTTATATTATCGGTCTTTCAATGGGAGCGATGGGAACGTATGATTTAGTCGTGCGTTATCCGGAGATTTTTGCAGCTGCAGTTCCTATTTGCGGTACAGTCAATCCAAGTCGGCTATCGGTTGCCAAGGATGTGAAATTTCGTATCTTTCACGGAGATGCGGACGATGTAGTTCCGGTGAAAGGTTCTCGCGAAGCGTATAAAGCACTGAAAGCTGCCGGTGCAGATGTGGAATATATTGAATTCCCCGGTTGTAATCATGGGAGCTGGAATCCGGCTTTCAATTATCCCGGATTTATGGATTGGTTGTTCAAACAAAAGAAGAAACGTTGA